The following are from one region of the Pseudohongiella spirulinae genome:
- the nth gene encoding endonuclease III, producing the protein MNRQKRTEIFQRLRAENPSPTTELDYSSTFELLIAVILSAQATDVGVNKATRKLYQVANTPEAILALGVDGLKEYIKTIGLFNTKAENVIKTCRALVEKHNSIVPSTREELEALPGVGRKTANVVLNTAFGQPAMAVDTHIFRVSNRTGIAPGKTVLEVEKRLLRLVPAEFLLDAHHWLILHGRYVCTARKPRCGACVIYDLCEYKKKTEV; encoded by the coding sequence ATGAACCGCCAAAAACGCACAGAAATCTTCCAGCGCCTGCGCGCCGAGAACCCCAGCCCCACTACGGAGCTGGACTACAGCAGCACTTTTGAACTACTGATCGCCGTGATTCTCTCCGCTCAGGCCACCGATGTGGGTGTAAACAAAGCCACCCGCAAACTGTATCAAGTTGCCAACACGCCGGAAGCCATTCTCGCGCTGGGTGTCGACGGACTGAAGGAATACATCAAGACCATCGGCCTGTTTAACACCAAGGCGGAAAACGTTATCAAGACCTGCCGCGCACTGGTGGAAAAGCACAACAGCATCGTGCCCTCAACACGCGAAGAGCTGGAAGCCCTGCCCGGCGTCGGACGCAAAACAGCCAATGTAGTGCTCAACACGGCTTTCGGTCAGCCCGCGATGGCTGTGGACACACATATCTTTCGCGTTTCCAATCGCACCGGCATCGCGCCAGGGAAAACCGTGCTGGAAGTGGAAAAACGTCTGCTGCGACTGGTGCCGGCGGAATTCCTGCTGGACGCCCACCACTGGCTGATTCTACACGGTCGTTATGTCTGCACAGCGCGCAAACCTCGCTGCGGCGCCTGCGTGATCTATGATCTGTGCGAATATAAAAAGAAGACTGAGGTGTAA
- a CDS encoding glycosyltransferase family 2 protein — protein sequence MTLVASVIISTYNSPDWLEKVLHGYFNQNRRDFEIIIADDGSKEDTRERLDSLRDISPVPITHVWQRDDGFRKCRILNKSVLRANSDYLIFTDGDCIPRHDFIDTQMRAAEPGYFVSGGSLLLPMSTSKLITPDDIREQRCFDKQWLYANGLKPTRKILRITAGPKLGAILNRFSPANCNFKGSNAAAWKADVLKVNGFDERMAYGGEDREFGVRLNNIGIKARDVKYSAVLVHLDHAKGYRDPALMASNKALRKRVERERITRTEHGIEQL from the coding sequence GTGACCCTTGTCGCCAGCGTCATCATCTCAACTTACAACTCACCGGACTGGCTGGAAAAAGTCCTGCATGGCTATTTCAATCAGAACCGCAGGGACTTTGAGATCATCATCGCTGACGATGGATCAAAAGAAGATACGCGCGAACGTCTGGACTCTTTGCGTGACATCAGCCCCGTTCCGATCACCCACGTATGGCAGCGCGACGACGGATTCCGCAAATGCCGCATACTCAACAAATCTGTACTCCGCGCCAACAGCGACTATCTGATCTTTACCGACGGTGACTGCATCCCGCGACACGACTTCATAGACACGCAAATGCGTGCCGCAGAACCGGGCTACTTTGTCTCCGGTGGCAGTCTGCTGCTACCCATGTCGACCAGCAAGCTGATCACACCAGACGACATCAGGGAACAACGCTGTTTTGATAAGCAATGGCTCTACGCCAACGGCCTGAAACCCACCCGCAAAATCCTGCGCATAACCGCCGGCCCAAAACTGGGCGCTATTCTGAATCGCTTCTCACCGGCCAACTGCAACTTCAAAGGTTCCAACGCAGCCGCCTGGAAGGCTGATGTACTCAAGGTCAACGGCTTTGATGAGCGCATGGCCTACGGGGGCGAGGATCGGGAGTTTGGGGTCAGGTTGAACAACATCGGTATAAAAGCGCGCGACGTGAAGTACAGCGCGGTGCTGGTTCACCTGGATCACGCCAAGGGTTACCGCGACCCGGCGCTGATGGCCTCCAACAAAGCCCTGCGCAAACGCGTCGAGCGCGAGCGCATCACTCGCACGGAACACGGGATCGAGCAGCTTTGA
- a CDS encoding RnfABCDGE type electron transport complex subunit B, whose translation MILDCAPGGKVVINCAAMTSADFIELINAQLPQTQCTKCGFDGCRPYAEAIAAGELINRCPPGGPQTIERLAAVTGQSVRPLNPEVGQHVPQQLAVIREDECIGCTKCIQACPVDAIVGAAKLMHTVIADECTGCDLCLEPCPVDCIDLITVGTRIEPPSRETATHWRQRYERREARLARDAEAADQRRLLKLKDKLAALDRGEELQRDSVANTALAKTPEQLRAEIMAAVARKKANKP comes from the coding sequence ATGATACTGGATTGCGCGCCCGGCGGCAAAGTCGTGATAAACTGCGCGGCCATGACAAGCGCCGACTTTATTGAACTGATCAACGCCCAGCTGCCACAGACCCAATGCACCAAATGCGGGTTTGACGGCTGTCGCCCTTATGCCGAGGCGATCGCCGCGGGCGAGCTGATCAACCGCTGCCCGCCCGGCGGACCGCAGACCATCGAGCGCCTGGCGGCGGTGACCGGGCAATCTGTGCGCCCCCTGAACCCGGAGGTCGGACAACATGTGCCGCAGCAGCTGGCAGTGATCCGCGAAGATGAATGCATCGGCTGTACAAAATGCATTCAGGCCTGCCCGGTCGATGCCATCGTTGGCGCGGCCAAACTCATGCATACTGTCATTGCTGATGAATGCACCGGCTGCGACCTGTGTCTGGAGCCCTGCCCGGTGGACTGCATTGACCTGATCACCGTCGGTACGCGCATTGAGCCACCGTCACGCGAAACAGCAACACACTGGCGTCAGCGCTATGAACGGCGCGAGGCGAGACTGGCCCGCGACGCAGAGGCTGCAGACCAGCGCAGATTGCTCAAACTGAAGGATAAGCTGGCGGCACTGGATCGTGGAGAGGAACTGCAGCGCGATTCGGTGGCCAATACGGCACTGGCCAAAACGCCAGAGCAGCTGAGGGCAGAGATTATGGCGGCGGTGGCGAGGAAGAAGGCCAACAAACCATGA
- the rd gene encoding rubredoxin, whose amino-acid sequence MKKWQCIVCGFIYDEAEGWPEDGIEPGTRWEDVPEDWMCPECGVGKEDFEMIEID is encoded by the coding sequence GTGAAGAAGTGGCAGTGCATTGTCTGTGGTTTTATTTATGACGAGGCGGAAGGCTGGCCGGAAGACGGTATTGAGCCGGGTACCCGCTGGGAGGATGTGCCCGAGGACTGGATGTGTCCGGAGTGTGGGGTGGGGAAAGAAGATTTTGAAATGATCGAGATTGATTAA
- the metG gene encoding methionine--tRNA ligase → MTQRQILVTSALPYANGPIHLGHMLEAVQTDIWVRFQKMRGHDCVYVCADDAHGTAIMLRAENEGITSEQLIDRVRAEHMASYAGFHIGFDNYHSTHSPENRHYSETIYKALRANNRIATRSIKQLFDPEKGLFLADRFVKGSCPKCKAEDQYGDNCEVCGATYSPAELINPRSTLSGATPVEKESEHYFFKLPEFTDFLKQWTRSGSLQPQVANKLAEWVEGGLQEWDISRDAPYFGFEIPDAPGKYFYVWLDAPIGYMASFQALCDRTGRQFDDYWKPGSQAELYHFIGKDIINFHALFWPSMLSDSGYRTPTAVFAHGFMTVNGKKMSKSRGTFINADTYLQHLDAEFLRYFLASRLGGGVDDLDLSFDDFLAKVNADVVGKLVNIASRCAGFISKGFEGRLAEELANPELLAQAQQAAESIATAYEEREYHRAIRQIMALADQANSYIAEQQPWVLAKQNPQDPQVQAICSTGINLFRLLMIYLKPVLPAMAEKVEAFLQVQPLQWRDAASLLTDHVIDSFKPLARRAEAAQVEALLASTREEAEQTRKLTAAPVDQVAASTVTGEQTVDSQLAKEPIAEEITFDDFIKVDLRVARIIKADYVEGADKLLQLTLDLGPDANGEGVVRNVFSGIRSAYTPEALEGRLTVLAANLKPRKMKFGLSEGMVLAAGPGGEDIFLLSPDSGAQPGMRIV, encoded by the coding sequence GTGACTCAACGCCAAATTCTTGTCACCAGCGCTCTGCCATACGCCAATGGACCTATCCATCTGGGGCATATGCTGGAAGCCGTGCAAACCGACATCTGGGTGCGCTTCCAGAAGATGCGCGGGCATGACTGTGTGTATGTGTGCGCCGACGATGCCCATGGCACAGCTATCATGCTGCGTGCCGAGAACGAGGGCATCACGTCTGAGCAGCTGATTGACAGGGTGCGCGCGGAGCACATGGCGTCCTATGCCGGTTTCCACATTGGTTTTGACAACTACCATTCCACGCATTCGCCGGAAAACCGTCACTATTCGGAAACGATTTATAAGGCGCTGCGGGCGAATAACCGCATCGCCACGCGCAGTATCAAACAACTGTTTGATCCGGAGAAAGGTCTGTTTCTGGCTGACCGCTTTGTGAAGGGCAGCTGCCCGAAATGCAAGGCGGAGGATCAGTATGGTGACAACTGCGAAGTCTGCGGTGCGACCTATAGTCCGGCGGAGCTGATTAACCCGCGCTCCACCTTGTCTGGCGCTACGCCGGTGGAAAAAGAATCCGAGCATTATTTCTTCAAGCTGCCGGAGTTCACTGACTTTCTCAAGCAATGGACGCGCAGCGGCAGCCTGCAGCCGCAGGTGGCCAACAAGCTGGCGGAGTGGGTGGAAGGCGGCCTGCAGGAGTGGGATATCAGCCGTGATGCGCCTTATTTCGGCTTCGAAATTCCTGATGCACCGGGCAAATATTTTTATGTGTGGCTGGATGCGCCCATCGGTTATATGGCCAGTTTTCAGGCGCTGTGTGACAGAACAGGTCGCCAGTTTGATGACTACTGGAAGCCGGGCAGCCAGGCCGAGCTGTATCACTTTATTGGCAAGGACATTATCAATTTCCACGCACTGTTCTGGCCCTCCATGCTGAGTGATTCAGGCTACCGAACGCCCACCGCGGTGTTTGCGCATGGTTTTATGACGGTCAATGGCAAGAAAATGTCCAAATCACGGGGCACTTTCATCAATGCGGACACCTATCTGCAGCATCTGGATGCCGAATTTCTGCGCTACTTTCTGGCATCGCGCCTGGGCGGCGGCGTTGACGATTTGGATCTGAGCTTTGATGATTTTCTGGCCAAGGTAAACGCCGATGTGGTGGGCAAGCTGGTGAATATCGCCAGTCGCTGTGCCGGCTTCATCAGCAAGGGTTTTGAGGGCAGACTGGCCGAGGAGCTGGCCAATCCGGAATTGCTGGCCCAGGCGCAGCAGGCTGCCGAGAGCATCGCCACGGCCTATGAAGAGCGGGAATATCACCGCGCCATCCGTCAGATCATGGCGCTGGCTGATCAGGCGAATTCGTACATTGCCGAGCAGCAGCCCTGGGTGCTGGCCAAACAGAACCCGCAGGACCCTCAGGTACAGGCCATCTGTTCAACCGGGATCAACCTGTTCCGCTTGCTGATGATTTACCTGAAACCGGTGCTGCCGGCGATGGCCGAGAAGGTGGAAGCATTTTTACAGGTGCAGCCTCTGCAGTGGCGTGATGCGGCCAGCCTGCTGACTGATCATGTGATAGACAGCTTCAAGCCGCTGGCTCGCCGCGCGGAAGCGGCGCAGGTGGAGGCTTTGCTGGCATCCACCCGCGAAGAAGCGGAACAAACCCGTAAATTGACAGCGGCGCCTGTGGATCAGGTTGCTGCGTCGACTGTGACAGGAGAGCAAACCGTGGACAGCCAGCTGGCTAAGGAACCGATTGCTGAGGAAATCACCTTCGACGACTTTATCAAGGTGGATTTGCGTGTGGCGCGCATCATCAAGGCTGACTATGTGGAAGGCGCCGACAAGCTGCTGCAACTGACACTGGACCTTGGCCCCGACGCCAACGGTGAGGGCGTGGTGCGCAATGTCTTTTCCGGCATACGTTCGGCTTATACACCGGAGGCTCTGGAGGGTCGGCTGACGGTGCTTGCGGCCAACCTGAAACCGCGCAAAATGAAATTCGGCCTGTCCGAAGGCATGGTGCTGGCGGCCGGTCCCGGTGGTGAAGACATCTTTCTGCTGAGCCCGGACAGCGGCGCACAACCGGGCATGCGTATTGTCTGA
- a CDS encoding argininosuccinate synthase, with protein sequence MSGIKKVVLAYSGGLDTSVIAKWLMETYQCEVVTFTADLGQGEELEPARAKAKAMGIKEIYIEDLREEFVRDFVNPMFRANALYEGEYLLGTSIARPLIAKRLVEIANETGADAISHGATGKGNDQVRFELGAYALKPGIRVIAPWREWDLNSRDKLLAYCDQHGIQVEKKRGTKSPYSMDANLLHISYEGDLLEDPAAEPEEDMWLWSVSPENAPDTPTYIELTYEKGDIVAVDGEKMSPATVLAHLNKVAGANGIGRADIVENRYVGMKSRGCYETPGGTVMLKGHRAIESVTLDRELAHLKDELMPRYASLVYNGYWFSPERQALQALIDYSQQYVNGKVRLKLYKGSVAVVGRESADSLFDANIATFEDDAGAYNQADAGGFIKLNALRLRIAANKGRKI encoded by the coding sequence ATGTCTGGCATCAAAAAAGTGGTATTGGCTTACTCAGGCGGCCTGGATACCTCGGTCATCGCCAAGTGGTTGATGGAAACCTACCAGTGTGAGGTGGTGACATTCACCGCTGATCTGGGGCAGGGCGAAGAGCTGGAGCCGGCCCGCGCCAAAGCCAAGGCCATGGGCATCAAGGAAATCTACATAGAAGATCTGCGCGAAGAGTTCGTGCGCGACTTCGTCAATCCCATGTTCCGAGCCAATGCGCTGTATGAAGGCGAATACCTGCTGGGTACCTCTATCGCTCGTCCGCTGATTGCCAAGCGTCTGGTGGAAATTGCCAATGAAACCGGCGCCGATGCCATCTCTCACGGCGCAACCGGTAAGGGCAACGATCAGGTTCGCTTTGAGCTGGGTGCCTATGCACTTAAGCCGGGTATCCGCGTGATTGCTCCGTGGCGTGAATGGGATCTGAACTCGCGTGACAAGCTGCTGGCCTACTGTGACCAGCATGGTATTCAGGTCGAGAAAAAGCGCGGCACCAAGTCGCCTTACTCCATGGACGCTAACCTGCTGCATATTTCCTACGAAGGTGATCTGCTGGAAGACCCGGCGGCGGAACCGGAAGAAGATATGTGGTTGTGGTCAGTCTCGCCGGAAAACGCGCCAGATACACCGACTTATATTGAACTCACCTACGAAAAGGGTGACATCGTTGCCGTTGATGGCGAAAAAATGTCACCTGCTACGGTTCTTGCGCACCTGAACAAGGTGGCTGGTGCCAATGGCATCGGTCGTGCAGACATCGTTGAGAACCGCTACGTTGGTATGAAGTCTCGCGGCTGCTATGAAACACCCGGCGGTACGGTGATGCTGAAAGGTCATCGTGCCATCGAATCCGTGACACTGGACCGTGAGCTGGCCCACCTGAAAGATGAACTGATGCCGCGCTATGCGTCACTGGTTTACAACGGCTACTGGTTCTCTCCGGAGCGTCAGGCACTGCAGGCGTTGATTGATTACTCGCAGCAGTACGTGAACGGCAAGGTGCGTCTGAAGCTGTATAAGGGCAGCGTGGCAGTGGTGGGTCGGGAGTCGGCCGACTCTTTGTTTGATGCGAACATCGCGACGTTTGAGGATGACGCGGGCGCGTACAACCAGGCGGATGCCGGTGGCTTCATCAAGCTCAACGCACTGCGTTTGCGTATTGCTGCCAACAAGGGGCGCAAGATCTGA